Proteins encoded by one window of Mercenaria mercenaria strain notata chromosome 4, MADL_Memer_1, whole genome shotgun sequence:
- the LOC123553177 gene encoding uncharacterized protein LOC123553177 gives MSMYLRTRQDLGRKFENKKEVLPTVVQLGSTLPAKRAYENDIWTPFIPERKEISPRTESLHTVKCPKFKNLYEYNKKHNDKFNLKRNLWKIPSLGNNFLPFQKKSPHSSSEEVIGLYRPKFHRWYSRLVHENTVVLPPIETSERVKDDVPDSSKLSEKKYIVEQHKRTGPRERFTRDELYIPNVYSQCFTCRECQKQYANDVFNQTWQLRNASTPTCNTSNSSAKRAVLKRQHCDVLGERYCKSCIEKRNKNFSLQIEDKLLNSNDLDKVHYRSSFF, from the coding sequence gTATGTACTTGCGCACTCGGCAAGACCTAGGTAGGAAAttcgaaaataaaaaagaagtacTTCCTACAGTAGTACAGCTGGGCAGCACACTTCCGGCGAAGCGCGCGTATGAAAATGACATTTGGACTCCGTTTATTCCTGAAAGGAAAGAAATCTCTCCGAGAACTGAGAGCTTGCACACTGTTAAGTGCCCAAAGTTCAAGAACTTGTACGAGTACAACAAAAAGCATAACGATAAATTCAACTTGAAAAGAAATTTGTGGAAAATTCCAAGTCTTGGGAATAATTTTCTTCCCTTTCAAAAGAAAAGTCCACATTCTTCTAGTGAGGAAGTTATAGGGTTATATCGTCCGAAATTTCACCGGTGGTATAGTCGACTGGTGCATGAAAACACTGTGGTCCTTCCACCGATTGAAACCTCTGAACGGGTCAAGGACGATGTACCTGACTCAAGTAAACTTAGTGAAAAGAAATATATTGTCGAACAACACAAAAGAACAGGTCCACGCGAACGTTTTACAAGAGACGAGCTGTACATCCCTAACGTCTATAGCCAATGTTTCACGTGCAGAGAATGCCAAAAGCAGTATGCAAATGATGTGTTCAACCAAACGTGGCAGTTACGTAATGCATCTACGCCAACGTGTAATACTTCAAATAGTTCTGCGAAACGTGCGGTCCTCAAACGTCAACACTGTGATGTTTTAGGGGAAAGATACTGTAAATCTTGCATAGAAAAGAGAAACAAAAACTTTTCTCTTCAGATTGAAGATAAACTTCTTAACAGCAATGACCTTGACAAAGTGCATTACAGAAGTTCATTCTTTTAA
- the LOC123550893 gene encoding bile acid-CoA:amino acid N-acyltransferase-like isoform X1, giving the protein MQGNDIKLSYTVMRSLRRLEVLGNHVNIKSRTCSSVTPPGHGSSITVTPSVGMVDEPVNIHIRGLDAKQTVTVVADVVENGMRFESRCVYQADRNGEIDNFSSISVDGSFKGIEPMGLFWSLRCLSAPKQSARLVKKDVSTPMNFSIKVYPDVHEEHVPCCQPIMEAKVQRLYKKPGVRRIQLTGKFRGAIFIPEGNGPFPGLIDMFGGLVSIVETRAALLASHGYATLALSYMHVRTIPGFEDRPDAEVIYMQEAYEWFMEQDYVDKHRLGAVGLCFGGLLSLTLAYILPQVRAVVNINGLSVTPVDDWFMHEQPGWPKLENVYLTHEGIVVKDGFALDDRISPVRAWKHGAKILVIVGEDDKQVDPNSHTDFYELCPNEFKHLIEIHRYPGAGHLIEPPYSPHVRATTPGRKRMRTSAVVPEKFYDEDIMAGGWPDKHAHAQEDSWKKILNFLEKNVKNVNRR; this is encoded by the exons ATGcaag GAAATGACATCAAATTGAGTTATACTGTGATGAGATCTTTAAGACGCCTAGAAGTCCTGGGCAACCATGTAAATATTAAATCAAGAACATGCTCGTCCGTGACACCCCCAGGTCATGGATCAAGTATTACAGTCACACCTTCTGTCGGTATGGTTGACGAGCCTGTCAACATCCACATCCGTGGACTGGATGCAAAACAAACCGTAACAGTCGTTGCAGATGTGGTGGAAAATGGAATGAGGTTCGAATCCCGATGTGTTTATCAAGCTGATCGCAATGGAGAAATAGACAACTTTTCTAGTATATCTGTAGATGGCAGTTTTAAAG GTATTGAACCAATGGGATTATTCTGGAGTCTGAGGTGTTTATCTGCACCAAAGCAGTCTGCCAGATTAGTGAAGAAAGACGTCAGTACACCAATGAACTTCAGTATAAAGGTTTATCCCGATGTACACGAGGAACACGTGCCGTGTTGTCAGCCTATAATGGAGGCAAAAGTTCAAAGGTTATACAAAAAGCCAGGGGTCAGGAGAATACAACTAACAGGAAAATTCAGGGGAGCTATATTTATACCAGAAG GTAACGGGCCATTCCCAGGTTTGATTGACATGTTCGGAGGACTGGTCAGTATCGTAGAAACACGTGCAGCGTTGCTAGCGTCTCATGGTTATGCTACTCTGGCATTATCGTACATGCACGTGAGAACTATTCCTGGTTTCGAAGACAGACCGGACGCAGAGGTCATATACATGCAG GAAGCATACGAATGGTTTATGGAGCAAGATTACGTAGATAAGCACAGACTTGGGGCTGTAGGTCTATGTTTTGGAGGGTTGTTGTCGTTGACTCTGGCATATATACTACCACAG GTCCGTGCGGTTGTCAATATAAATGGACTGTCAGTTACACCGGTAGATGATTGGTTCATGCATGAGCAACCTGGCTG GCCGAAGTTGGAAAATGTATACTTGACACATGAAGGAATCGTTGTAAAAGATGGTTTTGCGTTAGATGACAGAATTAGTCCAGTGAGA GCATGGAAACATGGTGCTAAGATCCTAGTAATTGTGGGCGAGGATGATAAACAGGTTGACCCAAATTCGCATACAGATTTCTACGAACTTTGTCCAAATGAGTTTAAACACCTGATCGAGATACACAGGTACCCGGGGGCTGGACATTTGATAGAACCGCCATACTCGCCTCACGTTAGAGCAACCACACCCGGGAGAAAAAGAATGAGAACGTCAGCAGTTGTTCCGGAAAAATTTTATG ATGAAGACATAATGGCCGGCGGTTGGCCAGATAAACATGCACATGCTCAGGAAGATTCTTGgaagaaaattttgaatttcttggagaaaaatgtgaaaaatgtgaaCCGAAGATGA
- the LOC123550893 gene encoding bile acid-CoA:amino acid N-acyltransferase-like isoform X2, producing the protein MRSLRRLEVLGNHVNIKSRTCSSVTPPGHGSSITVTPSVGMVDEPVNIHIRGLDAKQTVTVVADVVENGMRFESRCVYQADRNGEIDNFSSISVDGSFKGIEPMGLFWSLRCLSAPKQSARLVKKDVSTPMNFSIKVYPDVHEEHVPCCQPIMEAKVQRLYKKPGVRRIQLTGKFRGAIFIPEGNGPFPGLIDMFGGLVSIVETRAALLASHGYATLALSYMHVRTIPGFEDRPDAEVIYMQEAYEWFMEQDYVDKHRLGAVGLCFGGLLSLTLAYILPQVRAVVNINGLSVTPVDDWFMHEQPGWPKLENVYLTHEGIVVKDGFALDDRISPVRAWKHGAKILVIVGEDDKQVDPNSHTDFYELCPNEFKHLIEIHRYPGAGHLIEPPYSPHVRATTPGRKRMRTSAVVPEKFYDEDIMAGGWPDKHAHAQEDSWKKILNFLEKNVKNVNRR; encoded by the exons ATGAGATCTTTAAGACGCCTAGAAGTCCTGGGCAACCATGTAAATATTAAATCAAGAACATGCTCGTCCGTGACACCCCCAGGTCATGGATCAAGTATTACAGTCACACCTTCTGTCGGTATGGTTGACGAGCCTGTCAACATCCACATCCGTGGACTGGATGCAAAACAAACCGTAACAGTCGTTGCAGATGTGGTGGAAAATGGAATGAGGTTCGAATCCCGATGTGTTTATCAAGCTGATCGCAATGGAGAAATAGACAACTTTTCTAGTATATCTGTAGATGGCAGTTTTAAAG GTATTGAACCAATGGGATTATTCTGGAGTCTGAGGTGTTTATCTGCACCAAAGCAGTCTGCCAGATTAGTGAAGAAAGACGTCAGTACACCAATGAACTTCAGTATAAAGGTTTATCCCGATGTACACGAGGAACACGTGCCGTGTTGTCAGCCTATAATGGAGGCAAAAGTTCAAAGGTTATACAAAAAGCCAGGGGTCAGGAGAATACAACTAACAGGAAAATTCAGGGGAGCTATATTTATACCAGAAG GTAACGGGCCATTCCCAGGTTTGATTGACATGTTCGGAGGACTGGTCAGTATCGTAGAAACACGTGCAGCGTTGCTAGCGTCTCATGGTTATGCTACTCTGGCATTATCGTACATGCACGTGAGAACTATTCCTGGTTTCGAAGACAGACCGGACGCAGAGGTCATATACATGCAG GAAGCATACGAATGGTTTATGGAGCAAGATTACGTAGATAAGCACAGACTTGGGGCTGTAGGTCTATGTTTTGGAGGGTTGTTGTCGTTGACTCTGGCATATATACTACCACAG GTCCGTGCGGTTGTCAATATAAATGGACTGTCAGTTACACCGGTAGATGATTGGTTCATGCATGAGCAACCTGGCTG GCCGAAGTTGGAAAATGTATACTTGACACATGAAGGAATCGTTGTAAAAGATGGTTTTGCGTTAGATGACAGAATTAGTCCAGTGAGA GCATGGAAACATGGTGCTAAGATCCTAGTAATTGTGGGCGAGGATGATAAACAGGTTGACCCAAATTCGCATACAGATTTCTACGAACTTTGTCCAAATGAGTTTAAACACCTGATCGAGATACACAGGTACCCGGGGGCTGGACATTTGATAGAACCGCCATACTCGCCTCACGTTAGAGCAACCACACCCGGGAGAAAAAGAATGAGAACGTCAGCAGTTGTTCCGGAAAAATTTTATG ATGAAGACATAATGGCCGGCGGTTGGCCAGATAAACATGCACATGCTCAGGAAGATTCTTGgaagaaaattttgaatttcttggagaaaaatgtgaaaaatgtgaaCCGAAGATGA
- the LOC123550894 gene encoding cytochrome P450 2B4-like, with the protein MTIILMILVLLAVYLIWYTVFRKSDLPPGPLKLPIIGNIWWLAMQKRRKVRIPVALCEVAKKHGDVIHFQVGKENIVFLQGFDAINEAFVNQADDFSLRPDRLTKDIQKQGNGVVMENGNSHRVMQSFIMKYLNSDTAIVEKRILVEVEAATDFLSSEKGGSLDIKLLLSMMVTNIIYNVLFSKRYDYSDETLHKLINNLGTIFKSGSQIDATALIPTFILKLAKNEKMTRAKQETAKAGQWVKDQVIEEIANHEATYNESKLRDFVDVYIMERKKDPKNDIFTLDRLHYVIKDLFVAGSEASSVSLNWAILYMQEYPDVQHRCQRELGEKCADRIVRLTDRGALVYLESTLLEIQRMSNVAETTLPHTTDKETSFRGYCIPKGSIVLANLLSSNKDNRHWDEPDLFMPDRFLQDKAKKNPAFIPLGLGPRRCLGESLAKKEIFLIFTNLLQRFTFQRENENVKHTFRCIDGQLTATPLPYKTKPVKRQ; encoded by the exons ATGACGATTATTCTGATGATACTGGTTTTGTTGGCAGTCTATTTGATCTGGTACACGGTGTTCCGGAAATCAGACCTACCACCAGGCCCGTTGAAATTGCCCATTATCGGTAATATATGGTGGCTTGCTATGCAGAAGAGGAGAAAAGTTCGAATCCCAGTGGCATTGTGTGAGGTTGCTAAGAAACATGGTGACGTCATTCACTTTCAGGTGGGAAAAgagaatattgtatttctgcaaGGCTTTGATGCAATCAATGAAGCGTTCGTTAACCAAGCAGACGACTTTAGTTTAAGGCCAGATCGCCTTACTAAAGACATTCAGAAACAAGGAAATGGGGTTGTTATGGAAAATGGAAATTCTCATAGAGTGATGCAAAGCTTTATTATGAAATATCTCAATAGCGATACGGCAATCGTTGAAAAGAGGATTCTTGTAGAAGTTGAAGCCGCGACGGATTTTCTAAGTTCTGAGAAGGGCGGATCACTCGACATAAAGCTGCTGCTGTCCATGATGGTGACAAATATCATCTACAATGTTTTATTCAGCAAGAG GTATGATTATtctgatgaaactttacacaagctAATCAACAACCTCGGGACAATATTCAAGAGTGGATCACAGATAGACGCCACAGCACTCATACCAACATTCATCTTGAAACTTGCAAAAAATGAAAAG ATGACGCGTGCAAAGCAGGAAACTGCTAAAGCCGGGCAATGGGTGAAAGATCAAGTTATTGAGGAGATAGCGAATCACGAAGCCACGTACAACGAGAGCAAACTTCGAGACTTTGTTGACGTGTATATAATGGAACGAAAGAAAGACCCCAAGAACGATATATTTACAT TGGATAGACTACATTACGTGATTAAGGATCTCTTTGTGGCTGGATCGGAGGCATCCTCTGTCTCTCTCAACTGGGCTATACTGTACATGCAAGAATATCCAGATGTTCAGCACAGGTGTCAACGGGAACTAGGGGAG AAATGTGCCGACCGCATCGTACGTTTGACAGACAGAGGAGCTCTGGTATATTTGGAATCAACATTGCTCGAGATACAAAGGATGTCCAATGTTG CGGAAACTACACTCCCTCACACGACAGATAAAGAAACAAGTTTTCGCGGATATTGTATTCCCAAAGGTTCCATAGTGCTTGCAAACTTGCTGTCCTCAAACAAGGACAACAGACACTGGGATGAACCAGATCTATTTATGCCAGATAGATTCCTCCAAGATAAAGCCAAGAAGAATCCAGCCTTTATTCCACTTGGATTGG GTCCACGTAGATGCCTCGGTGAAAGTCTGGCCAAGAAGGAGATATTCTTGATATTTACCAACCTGCTGCAACGATTCACCTTTCAGAGAGAGAATGAGAACGTTAAACACACGTTTAGGTGTATAGATGGACAGCTTACAGCCACGCCTCTACCATACAAGACAAAGCCTGTCAAGAGACAGTAA